One region of Priestia megaterium genomic DNA includes:
- a CDS encoding YolD-like family protein → MNVYQDELKQYAKLVMPEHLEKMKKMYSPEAHKQSLGLKKEKIEHIEKVIMNSYSEHHPVTLHVYEAGHIQRYERVTIDKVSLQSNTLMVTGPCYTYSIRADAVIEADVWKDESYSS, encoded by the coding sequence ATGAACGTGTATCAAGATGAATTAAAACAGTATGCGAAGTTAGTAATGCCTGAGCATTTAGAGAAAATGAAGAAAATGTACAGTCCCGAGGCGCATAAGCAGTCTTTAGGGTTGAAAAAAGAAAAGATTGAGCATATTGAAAAGGTCATTATGAACAGTTACTCGGAGCATCATCCAGTAACCCTTCACGTCTATGAAGCAGGACATATTCAAAGATATGAACGAGTGACAATCGATAAAGTTTCTCTGCAGTCGAATACGCTGATGGTGACAGGGCCTTGTTATACATATTCGATTCGAGCGGATGCAGTAATTGAAGCAGATGTATGGAAAGATGAAAGCTACTCTAGCTAA
- a CDS encoding ABC transporter permease: MFLQLCRIESFKLFKTKAWTYLFVSPILIAIILFVGDQAMPSGRTKWAMADALIANVHGLVFYPLIGGLVTSFICRYEHEAGGWKQLLSLPVTRTSVYGAKLITAAAFMGILQVLVFVVLLGVSMLKDYPSAVPLKMIAGNMLGGWVAVLPILAFMLAVSMACSSFGASLTVNVILTLPNLFVANSERFGPWYPWTQPMYGMLGVTGKASWGLMLTTQNFLVVVISSFLLFGVAGLLYFQRKHI; this comes from the coding sequence ATGTTTTTGCAATTATGTAGGATAGAATCGTTTAAATTGTTTAAAACAAAAGCCTGGACGTACCTTTTTGTGAGTCCTATTCTAATCGCTATTATCCTTTTTGTAGGTGATCAGGCAATGCCAAGCGGGAGAACGAAATGGGCAATGGCAGATGCCTTGATTGCCAATGTTCACGGATTGGTGTTTTATCCGTTAATTGGCGGGTTAGTAACATCCTTCATCTGTCGGTATGAACACGAAGCGGGAGGATGGAAGCAATTATTATCTCTTCCTGTGACAAGGACATCGGTATACGGAGCAAAATTGATTACAGCAGCAGCTTTCATGGGAATTCTTCAAGTGCTTGTATTTGTTGTTTTATTAGGAGTTAGCATGTTAAAAGACTATCCGAGCGCTGTGCCATTAAAGATGATAGCTGGAAATATGCTAGGCGGATGGGTTGCGGTGTTGCCCATTCTTGCGTTTATGCTAGCTGTGTCAATGGCATGTTCTAGCTTTGGAGCATCTTTGACAGTCAACGTCATTTTAACACTACCGAATTTATTCGTTGCTAATTCTGAACGATTTGGCCCCTGGTACCCATGGACTCAGCCAATGTATGGAATGTTAGGTGTAACCGGAAAAGCATCATGGGGGTTGATGCTGACTACACAGAATTTCTTAGTGGTTGTTATAAGCAGCTTTCTGCTTTTTGGAGTAGCAGGTTTACTGTATTTTCAGCGCAAACATATATAA
- a CDS encoding DeoR/GlpR family DNA-binding transcription regulator has product MLTPERHQLILKLLKEKELVKVQEFIEVTGASESTIRRDLSQLEEEQMLKRVHGGASLIRSKRIELSVIEKSAKNIQDKRNIAEYAASIINEGDCIFLDAGTTTYEMIPFLKQKDVVVVTNGLMHLNPMLEQGITLYLIGGSVKHKTGALIGNGALLSLEQYRFDKCFMGANGIHHQYGYTTPDPEEALIKQTAMKLSRESYILSDSTKFFETSFAKIADLHEAKIITNDVPSDVLIQYANKTDIKVVKS; this is encoded by the coding sequence ATGTTAACGCCGGAGAGACATCAACTAATCTTAAAACTTTTAAAAGAGAAAGAACTTGTAAAAGTGCAAGAGTTTATCGAAGTTACAGGCGCTTCGGAATCCACAATTAGAAGAGACTTAAGTCAACTAGAAGAAGAGCAAATGCTCAAACGTGTTCACGGTGGCGCTTCGCTTATTCGCAGTAAACGAATCGAACTGAGCGTTATCGAAAAATCTGCTAAAAATATTCAAGATAAACGAAACATTGCAGAGTATGCGGCTTCCATTATAAATGAAGGTGACTGTATTTTTTTAGATGCAGGAACTACAACGTATGAAATGATTCCTTTTTTGAAGCAAAAAGATGTAGTTGTCGTGACAAATGGTTTAATGCATTTAAACCCGATGCTAGAACAAGGTATCACCCTCTATTTAATTGGAGGATCTGTTAAACATAAAACGGGCGCTTTAATTGGCAATGGAGCTCTTTTAAGTCTTGAGCAGTATCGTTTTGATAAGTGCTTTATGGGAGCGAATGGGATTCATCATCAATATGGATATACAACTCCTGATCCAGAAGAAGCATTGATCAAGCAAACGGCAATGAAGCTTTCTAGAGAATCTTATATTTTATCAGATTCTACTAAGTTTTTTGAAACAAGCTTTGCGAAAATAGCCGATTTACATGAAGCAAAAATTATAACAAATGACGTACCTAGTGATGTACTTATACAGTATGCAAACAAAACAGACATAAAGGTTGTGAAATCATGA
- a CDS encoding sulfate/molybdate ABC transporter ATP-binding protein gives MSIHIKHVSKNFGDFKALDSINIDIQTGELVALLGPSGSGKTSLLRIIAGLEHLDQGAILFDGKEITHVNPKERNVGFVFQHYALFRHMTVFDNVAYGLKVRPKKTRPSKMDINKKVTELLQLVKLEPLANRYPSQLSGGQRQRVALARALAVEPKVLLLDEPFGALDAKVRKDLRRWLRKLHNDFHITSIFVTHDQEEALDVADRIVVMNNGKIEQIGSPEEVYDHPNSPFVYDFLGNVNLFKGRIHKGRLKQGSFEMDVPEFSGRNEEAAVGYVRPHDIHLEKVKTSADAVSATVSHIHVIGPIVQIELKREDAEEFLEAELSKEHYKTLSLQVGEQVYVKPKQLKVFIPEDYSI, from the coding sequence ATGAGTATCCATATTAAGCACGTATCAAAGAACTTTGGTGATTTTAAAGCGCTGGATTCTATTAACATTGATATTCAAACGGGTGAATTAGTAGCTTTACTCGGTCCGTCCGGTTCTGGAAAAACATCTTTGCTTCGCATCATTGCCGGTCTTGAACATCTTGACCAAGGAGCTATTTTATTTGATGGAAAGGAAATTACGCACGTAAATCCAAAAGAGCGGAATGTAGGGTTTGTTTTTCAACACTATGCTTTGTTCAGGCATATGACTGTGTTTGATAACGTTGCGTATGGTTTAAAAGTACGACCTAAAAAAACAAGACCTTCTAAAATGGACATTAACAAGAAAGTAACCGAGCTGCTGCAGCTTGTGAAACTAGAGCCGCTTGCAAATCGCTATCCTTCTCAATTATCGGGAGGGCAGCGCCAGCGAGTAGCGCTTGCTCGAGCGTTAGCAGTGGAACCGAAAGTACTGCTATTAGATGAACCTTTTGGCGCTTTGGATGCGAAAGTTCGTAAAGATTTACGCAGATGGCTGCGTAAATTGCATAATGACTTTCATATTACGAGTATATTCGTTACGCATGATCAAGAAGAAGCTTTAGATGTAGCTGATCGTATTGTTGTAATGAACAACGGGAAAATTGAGCAGATTGGAAGTCCTGAGGAAGTATATGATCATCCTAACAGTCCATTTGTGTACGATTTTTTAGGAAACGTCAATTTATTTAAGGGTCGCATTCATAAAGGCAGGCTAAAACAAGGAAGCTTTGAAATGGATGTTCCAGAATTTAGCGGAAGAAATGAAGAAGCAGCTGTTGGATATGTGCGACCTCATGATATTCACCTTGAAAAAGTAAAAACAAGCGCAGATGCCGTTTCTGCAACCGTTAGCCATATTCATGTGATAGGACCTATCGTGCAAATTGAATTAAAAAGAGAAGATGCAGAAGAATTTTTAGAAGCTGAATTAAGCAAAGAGCATTATAAAACACTCAGCCTTCAAGTAGGAGAGCAGGTGTATGTAAAGCCTAAGCAGCTAAAAGTATTTATTCCAGAAGATTATTCTATTTGA
- a CDS encoding response regulator transcription factor: MNHVLYIEDNEEIGLMIQNELKKQNYEVTWLQSGDIASQFIKQTDIVILDVMLPGLDGFTVGKKLKKLAPDVPILMLSARTALEDKIMGLEFADDYVTKPFHPEELLARLEVLLRRFSRKKEELIVKHLHISMIDYRVMNRETSEEISLTGKQFHIFTYFLQHLNQILTKEQIYEGVWKERYIEGDKTLMVHIRYLREKLEKNAAKPEIIETIRGIGYRVKQ, translated from the coding sequence ATGAATCACGTTTTATACATTGAAGACAATGAAGAAATTGGATTAATGATTCAAAATGAGCTTAAAAAGCAAAACTATGAAGTTACTTGGTTACAATCAGGAGATATCGCCAGTCAGTTTATTAAACAAACGGATATTGTCATTCTAGATGTAATGCTGCCTGGGTTAGATGGATTTACAGTGGGAAAAAAGCTTAAAAAACTAGCACCTGATGTCCCGATTTTAATGCTTTCAGCTCGTACAGCCCTAGAAGATAAGATCATGGGGCTAGAGTTTGCCGATGACTATGTCACAAAGCCGTTTCATCCAGAAGAGCTGCTTGCAAGGCTCGAAGTATTGTTAAGAAGATTTTCAAGAAAGAAAGAAGAGCTTATTGTAAAACATTTGCATATTTCGATGATAGACTATCGCGTGATGAACAGAGAGACAAGTGAAGAAATTAGTTTAACAGGTAAGCAATTTCATATTTTTACTTATTTCCTTCAGCATTTAAATCAAATTTTAACAAAAGAACAAATTTATGAAGGAGTATGGAAAGAGCGTTATATAGAAGGAGATAAAACATTAATGGTACATATTCGCTATTTACGAGAAAAATTGGAGAAAAATGCAGCTAAGCCTGAAATTATTGAAACAATACGAGGGATTGGGTACAGGGTGAAGCAATGA
- a CDS encoding HAMP domain-containing sensor histidine kinase, which translates to MNVTQSLITKYILIMLSAVLIIPVSFFAGSWLITVPFMHIQGLLNEEYKGKSYYEQMWNEEARKLEGANEKTINQKLKLLKEKYPEASMFWVNEDGQTQLPLPYHAALPKQWSSSYTAEFIKKRYGNNPYTVITFIGTDKKQGFMVIEVPEKAVEPPIQRLDPAYYNIYLGFVFIIVLSFIVLSLFFFLRIRKRLRVLQAAMNNKGERGIPLPVVSESTDEIGQLEQSFNQMVKQLHESRYREKQEEQLRQDLIMSLSHDLRTPLTTVRTHIYQLKNEEMALNIQQSLEVIDTKVEFVSDLIDNLFSYTLLLNGKYPYREEEVDMARFLRKSIAQWYPLFEEENMEVDIQLPSQSIYWRGDVQWLERIIDNLCQNVIRHAKEGNFISFRLVQEHDLSSLTISDKGSGFKKNSHTKQNGVGLAIVDAMIKEMELTWSIHSTKHGTDIQIVYKASG; encoded by the coding sequence ATGAACGTTACACAGTCTCTTATCACGAAGTATATCTTAATTATGCTTTCAGCTGTACTAATTATACCGGTATCATTCTTTGCAGGCTCATGGCTGATCACCGTCCCTTTTATGCATATTCAAGGATTATTAAATGAAGAGTATAAAGGAAAAAGCTACTACGAACAAATGTGGAATGAAGAAGCCCGAAAGCTAGAAGGAGCAAATGAGAAAACAATTAATCAAAAGCTAAAATTATTAAAAGAAAAATACCCTGAAGCTTCAATGTTCTGGGTAAACGAAGATGGACAAACACAGCTTCCGCTTCCTTATCATGCAGCCCTTCCGAAGCAATGGTCATCGTCTTATACGGCTGAATTTATAAAAAAACGATACGGAAACAATCCGTATACGGTTATTACCTTTATTGGAACAGATAAAAAGCAAGGTTTTATGGTCATTGAAGTGCCAGAAAAAGCCGTTGAGCCTCCTATTCAAAGGCTAGACCCAGCCTACTATAATATTTATTTAGGATTTGTTTTTATTATCGTGCTTTCTTTTATTGTACTTTCTCTGTTCTTTTTTCTTCGAATTCGAAAAAGGCTGCGAGTGTTACAAGCTGCTATGAACAACAAAGGCGAGCGAGGAATTCCTTTACCTGTTGTATCTGAGTCCACGGATGAAATTGGTCAGCTAGAACAATCCTTTAATCAAATGGTTAAACAGCTTCATGAAAGCCGGTATCGAGAGAAGCAAGAAGAACAGCTGCGGCAAGACTTAATTATGAGTCTATCGCATGACTTACGAACACCGCTCACGACTGTTCGAACGCATATTTATCAGCTAAAAAACGAAGAAATGGCCTTGAACATTCAACAATCTCTTGAGGTAATTGATACAAAAGTAGAATTTGTTAGTGATTTAATAGATAATTTATTTTCCTATACGCTGCTGTTAAATGGAAAATATCCATATCGGGAAGAGGAAGTTGATATGGCTCGATTTCTTAGAAAAAGCATTGCGCAATGGTATCCATTATTTGAAGAAGAGAATATGGAAGTGGATATTCAACTGCCTTCTCAGTCCATATATTGGCGCGGAGATGTTCAGTGGTTAGAAAGAATAATAGATAATTTATGTCAAAATGTCATCCGTCATGCCAAAGAAGGTAACTTTATTAGCTTTCGTCTTGTTCAAGAGCATGATTTATCTTCTCTCACCATTTCTGATAAAGGGTCAGGCTTTAAAAAGAATAGCCATACGAAGCAAAACGGTGTAGGTCTAGCGATTGTGGATGCGATGATTAAAGAAATGGAGTTAACGTGGTCAATTCATTCTACAAAACATGGAACGGATATTCAAATTGTGTACAAAGCGAGTGGTTAA
- the pfkB gene encoding 1-phosphofructokinase: MIYTCTLNPSVDYVVHVSAFEEGGLNRTTNEAKFPGGKGINVSRVLKRLDVDNKALGFVAGFTGTYIEDYLKAENIETAFTRVDGDTRINVKLKTEKETEINGQGPAITDEALQSLLTQVKQMTEGDIFVLAGSIPKTLPSSVYETLTELAAANGVKVVVDASGKTLLDVVSHKPFFIKPNHHELAELFDVEVNSAEDALVYGKKLVEQGAQNVVVSMAGDGALLINESGVYSATVPKGTVKNSVGAGDSLVAGFIASYVKQGDLLEAFQTGVASGSATAFSLELCTAEDVKTLREQVSITKVE, encoded by the coding sequence ATGATTTATACATGTACGTTGAACCCATCCGTTGATTACGTAGTACATGTTTCAGCATTCGAAGAAGGCGGACTTAACCGCACAACGAATGAAGCCAAGTTTCCAGGAGGGAAAGGCATTAACGTCTCTCGCGTTTTAAAGCGATTAGATGTTGATAATAAAGCTCTCGGTTTTGTAGCCGGCTTTACAGGAACCTATATCGAAGACTACTTAAAAGCGGAGAATATTGAAACAGCTTTTACAAGAGTTGATGGAGATACCCGCATTAACGTAAAGTTAAAAACGGAAAAAGAAACAGAAATTAACGGTCAAGGGCCTGCTATTACAGACGAAGCGCTTCAGTCTTTATTGACTCAAGTAAAGCAAATGACTGAAGGCGATATCTTCGTATTAGCAGGAAGTATACCGAAAACGCTTCCAAGTTCTGTGTATGAAACGTTAACGGAACTAGCAGCAGCGAACGGAGTAAAAGTAGTAGTAGATGCAAGTGGAAAAACCTTGCTAGACGTCGTGTCTCACAAGCCGTTTTTTATCAAACCAAATCATCATGAACTTGCAGAATTGTTTGATGTAGAAGTAAACAGTGCAGAAGATGCGCTAGTATACGGTAAAAAGCTTGTGGAACAAGGAGCGCAAAACGTCGTTGTATCCATGGCAGGCGATGGAGCACTTCTTATTAACGAAAGCGGTGTCTACAGTGCCACAGTCCCTAAAGGAACAGTGAAAAATTCTGTTGGAGCTGGCGATTCACTTGTAGCTGGATTTATTGCTTCTTATGTAAAGCAAGGGGATTTATTAGAAGCCTTTCAAACAGGAGTTGCTTCAGGAAGTGCCACAGCATTCTCACTTGAATTATGTACAGCAGAAGATGTAAAGACGCTTCGTGAACAAGTGTCAATCACAAAGGTAGAGTAG
- a CDS encoding ABC transporter permease, with protein MFTKILQAECIKLKRKWLWFLLFLGPAGVIGLTLVDYSVRYEYLIQQNPNVWEGLLHELNITLPIAFLLGGTILASNVAHIEYHRSSWKQLLSLPVSRLSVYTAKFLVVMFMLLIASAVLLIGIIGLGWWLGFGFPSSWKNLFVYTFYPFFSAIPFVAIQIWLSMLFKNQGRSLALGIVMSVTMSGMRELPSWFFWQWPMLAFSDYRNMYIIAGVIIGIFLYAAGALHFIKKDVA; from the coding sequence ATGTTCACAAAAATACTGCAGGCTGAGTGTATAAAGTTAAAAAGAAAATGGCTCTGGTTTTTACTATTTTTAGGTCCAGCGGGTGTAATTGGCTTAACTCTAGTTGATTATAGCGTTCGATATGAATATTTAATTCAGCAAAATCCGAATGTGTGGGAAGGTCTTTTGCATGAACTAAACATCACGCTTCCAATAGCTTTTTTACTGGGAGGAACGATTCTTGCTTCAAATGTAGCGCATATTGAATATCATAGAAGCTCATGGAAGCAGCTGCTGAGCTTACCTGTGAGCAGACTGAGTGTTTATACAGCAAAATTTTTAGTAGTTATGTTTATGCTACTTATCGCTTCTGCTGTTCTATTAATCGGTATAATTGGGTTAGGCTGGTGGTTAGGATTTGGTTTTCCGTCTTCTTGGAAAAATCTTTTCGTGTATACCTTTTATCCGTTTTTTTCTGCCATTCCATTTGTAGCTATTCAAATATGGTTATCTATGCTTTTTAAAAATCAAGGCCGCTCTCTTGCACTAGGTATTGTGATGAGTGTGACGATGAGTGGTATGAGAGAATTGCCGAGCTGGTTTTTCTGGCAATGGCCAATGCTAGCGTTTTCTGACTATCGGAATATGTACATAATAGCAGGTGTAATTATCGGTATTTTCCTATATGCTGCAGGCGCCTTGCACTTTATCAAAAAGGATGTGGCCTAA
- a CDS encoding YitT family protein: MINKIKEIILIILGSLIFALAINYFAIPNELAEGGVTGVTMITYYVLGWSPGITNFILNGLLVLIGYKLLHKRVIAYTIICIIFTSLFLHITEGLGNPLDDTLLGAIFAGILAGVGLGLVFRGGGTSGGSAVIARLANQYLDWNISKTMLAIDLLVVASAYFVIGGEKTMYTVISLYIGTKVLDYIIEGLNPRKAITIISHRSAEVAEQVNKKMQRGVTVFSAHGSYTKEAKDVLYVVVNKQELLELKRIIHKVDEQAFVVVHDVRDVFGVGFTIPKAS; encoded by the coding sequence ATGATCAATAAAATAAAAGAAATTATCCTCATTATTCTAGGAAGCCTCATTTTCGCACTGGCCATTAATTATTTTGCTATTCCAAATGAATTAGCAGAAGGCGGCGTAACCGGTGTAACAATGATTACCTATTATGTACTAGGCTGGTCTCCTGGTATCACAAACTTTATATTAAACGGTTTGCTGGTACTGATCGGATACAAATTGCTTCACAAACGTGTGATTGCTTACACAATTATATGTATTATTTTCACATCTCTATTCCTACATATAACTGAAGGACTGGGAAATCCTCTTGACGATACGCTACTTGGGGCTATTTTTGCTGGTATTTTAGCCGGTGTAGGACTCGGGCTTGTGTTTAGAGGTGGCGGAACTTCCGGAGGCTCGGCAGTTATCGCCCGCTTAGCTAATCAATATCTAGACTGGAATATTAGCAAAACGATGCTAGCAATTGATTTATTAGTTGTAGCAAGCGCCTATTTTGTCATCGGTGGAGAAAAGACGATGTACACGGTTATTTCTCTTTATATCGGAACAAAGGTGCTTGATTATATTATTGAAGGACTTAACCCCCGCAAAGCAATCACTATTATTTCACACCGTTCAGCTGAAGTAGCCGAACAAGTTAACAAAAAGATGCAGCGAGGCGTCACTGTCTTTTCTGCTCATGGAAGCTATACAAAAGAAGCAAAAGACGTATTGTACGTAGTTGTGAACAAACAAGAACTATTAGAGTTAAAGCGCATTATTCATAAAGTCGATGAACAGGCTTTTGTGGTTGTCCACGATGTGCGAGACGTCTTTGGAGTAGGTTTTACTATTCCAAAAGCCAGCTAA
- a CDS encoding ABC transporter ATP-binding protein: MEIVKTTQLIKVFKGAEAVNEVNLSIKEGEIYGFLGPNGAGKTTTIRMLLGLMKPTSGEIELFGERIKNHRQHIHALKKIGSLVESPSYYAHLTARENLEVLRKILGVSKNRVDEVLNIVKLTKEANRPVKGFSLGMKQRLGIASALLGNPRLLILDEPTNGLDPAGIQEIRSLIKEMPGENGVTVLISSHLLYEIDHLATQVGIITKGKMLFNGSIESLRKKAKHQVAFTTGEIEKAKTILLANGFVPTIDKHSLLLDYIDHEQVAHLVYQLVQENVSIYRVEEKSKSLEDIFLKLTSEENRYVHKNTAG, from the coding sequence GTGGAAATTGTTAAAACGACTCAGCTGATAAAAGTATTTAAAGGAGCAGAAGCTGTAAATGAAGTGAATTTATCCATTAAAGAAGGAGAAATCTACGGGTTTCTAGGGCCTAATGGAGCAGGGAAGACGACAACAATCCGAATGTTGCTCGGGCTAATGAAGCCAACGAGCGGGGAAATTGAGCTGTTTGGAGAAAGAATAAAAAATCACAGGCAGCATATTCACGCCTTAAAAAAGATAGGTTCACTTGTAGAGAGCCCTTCCTATTATGCGCATTTAACTGCAAGAGAAAATTTAGAGGTACTTCGTAAAATACTAGGTGTATCTAAAAACAGAGTGGATGAAGTACTAAATATTGTAAAATTAACAAAAGAAGCAAATCGCCCAGTCAAAGGCTTTTCTCTTGGAATGAAACAGCGGCTTGGTATTGCTTCTGCACTCCTCGGAAATCCTCGTTTATTAATCTTAGACGAACCAACCAACGGACTGGATCCTGCAGGAATTCAAGAAATTCGTTCATTAATTAAAGAAATGCCAGGGGAAAACGGAGTTACCGTATTGATTTCAAGTCATTTACTCTATGAAATCGACCATTTAGCGACTCAAGTAGGTATTATTACAAAAGGAAAGATGCTATTTAATGGCTCGATTGAATCGCTTCGCAAAAAAGCTAAGCATCAAGTGGCATTTACAACAGGAGAGATAGAAAAGGCTAAAACAATACTATTAGCAAACGGGTTTGTACCTACTATCGATAAACATAGTCTTCTTTTAGATTATATTGATCATGAGCAAGTGGCACATCTTGTTTATCAGCTTGTGCAAGAAAATGTCTCAATCTACCGAGTTGAAGAAAAATCGAAATCATTAGAAGATATCTTTTTAAAGCTGACAAGCGAGGAGAATAGATATGTTCACAAAAATACTGCAGGCTGA
- a CDS encoding ketoacyl-ACP synthase III: MMQSKARITGMGIYTPKQKLTNDHLKEMVDTSDEWIVQRTGMKERRIAGEGEYTSTLAIRAVENLLNRYAVEIEDVDAIIVSTTTPDHFFPSVACQVQDYFHIDQAAAFDLSAACAGFTYGLHVANGLVTSGLHKKILVIGAEVMSKITDYTDRATCVLFGDGAGAMLVEYDEHNPSFLGCHYGTDGSGGVNLYRSNLSDTLSGKEINASGNLVQNGREVYRFAVRTIPKGVEALLKGTSISLSDVNWFIPHSANLRMIEAICAKTGVSMDKTLTSVQYCGNTSSASIPLALNEGIMTGKVRDNDLLILYGFGGGLTHCGLLIKWMCKEKS, translated from the coding sequence ATGATGCAATCAAAAGCTAGAATCACAGGAATGGGGATATATACACCAAAGCAAAAATTAACGAACGACCATTTAAAAGAAATGGTTGATACAAGTGACGAATGGATTGTACAGCGCACGGGAATGAAAGAACGGCGAATTGCTGGTGAAGGCGAATACACGTCTACGCTTGCCATTCGAGCAGTTGAAAATTTGCTCAACCGATATGCTGTAGAAATAGAAGATGTAGATGCAATTATTGTTTCGACAACAACACCGGATCACTTTTTTCCTAGCGTAGCATGTCAGGTTCAAGATTACTTTCATATTGATCAAGCTGCTGCATTTGATTTAAGTGCCGCATGCGCCGGTTTTACATATGGACTTCACGTGGCGAACGGCTTAGTGACGTCCGGATTGCATAAAAAGATTTTAGTTATTGGTGCTGAAGTCATGTCGAAAATTACAGATTATACGGACCGGGCCACCTGCGTGCTGTTCGGTGACGGAGCGGGAGCTATGCTTGTAGAATACGATGAGCATAATCCAAGTTTCTTAGGATGTCACTACGGAACGGACGGAAGCGGAGGGGTGAATTTATATCGTTCTAATTTATCTGATACTCTTTCAGGAAAAGAAATTAACGCGAGCGGAAATTTAGTTCAAAATGGGCGTGAAGTATACCGCTTTGCTGTCCGAACGATTCCAAAAGGAGTAGAAGCATTGTTAAAGGGTACTTCCATTTCTCTTTCTGATGTAAATTGGTTTATTCCGCACAGTGCAAACCTTCGGATGATTGAAGCTATTTGTGCTAAAACAGGTGTTTCAATGGATAAAACGTTAACGAGTGTACAATACTGCGGAAATACATCTTCAGCTTCTATTCCACTTGCCTTGAACGAAGGAATAATGACAGGAAAAGTACGGGATAATGACCTTCTTATTCTCTATGGGTTTGGAGGAGGATTAACGCATTGCGGTTTGTTAATTAAATGGATGTGTAAAGAAAAAAGCTAA